The window CCAAGGCAACACGCCAGTCGAAGGCCCGCGCAGTCGCGAAGTGCAACGGCTGGTCTCGTACATTCTCCGCGCCGCCGAGGTGATGCCGAACGACGACATCACTTCGCAAAACGGCACGCAGTTGCAAAATAAAATCGGCCGTCACGCGCACAGCTTTTTCGCCGCTCTCTTCCTGGCCGAAGTCATCGGTGAAGGTTGGGACACCGAACCCGTGCGCGATGGCTTGAAGAAGATCATCACGGCCATCATCGGCACGCAAACTCCGGAAGGTCACTGGGGCAATCAATCGTGGGCGCCAACGCTCGGCACGGTGATGGGCTGGGTCGCGCTGCGGGCCTCGCACTACGCGGGCATGAAGGTCGGCAGTTCGCCCGAGCTCACGGCCAAGCACTTGGTTCAACAGATGAGCACCTCGCTCAATCAGAACCAAGGCAGCTGGATGCACACGCTCTATAAAAATGCGACCGGCATTCGCGTGTTGTACGCCCTCGGCATGGAAAACGAAGACGTTGCCAAGAAAGCGTTCAAGGACGTTGAACAGCTAGTGAACAAAGACAACACGGCGTTCTCGCAAGCCGGCGGCGAAGAGTACCTCGCCTTTCATCTCATCACCGAGACGATGCTGCAAAAGGGCGGCAAAGACTGGGCGACCTGGTTCCCCACCATTCGCGAAAAGATCCTGGCCGTGCAAAACGCCGACGGAAGCTGGACGGGCCATCACTGCATCACCAGTCGCACCTTCTGCACGGCAGCGGCGATCTTGGTGCTGACGTCGCCCAATCGATACCTGCCAATCTCGCAGGCCTAATTAGCCGATAGATGTAGGCCGGAACAAGTGTACTCACGCAGTTCCGGCAGAACTGCAGACCAATGTCGCGCGGCAAATCATGCCGGAATAGCGCGGAGTACCGCCTGTTACGGCCTACTTGAAGCTACCAAAGAAAACGCTCTTGAACCAAATTTCCGCCGATCGAACTGCCGCCATCGACCGCGGTCTGGCCTGGCTGCTCAAGCAACAAGCAGCCGATGGCGGCTGGCACTCGCAAGCCTACGGCCAGCTCAAAGGTGGCGCTGCGGTTACGTCACTCGTGCTCGAGTTGCTTAGTCAGTTTCCCGTTGCCACGGCCAAGATGCACGAGCCGGTCATCGAGCGCGCGTTCCGCTTCTTGGGAACCGGCCTAGAGAAAAAGAAGACCATCGCCGCACCCGATGGCTCACTCGATTTTCCGACCTACGGCTGCGCGCTAATCCTAACTGCCTCGGCGCAATTGGCCGAGAAGATCGGCTTCAAGTTCAAATCGCCGCAACTTCTGCGCGACTATCTATTCGGCGCGCAGCTGCTCGAGCCCCGCGGTTTCACGCCCGATCAAGCCAGCTACGGCGGCTGGGATTTTCTCGGCGCGGGCGATGCGATGGGCATCACTACCGGCACGAACGTATCCGTGGTCGCGCACATTCTGGAAGCGCTGAGCCTCGACAGATCGGCCGCCGCCGACAAGGCTCGCGCCGCGGCCAAAGGTTGGGTTGCTCGTTGCCAACAACCCGACGGCGGCTTTGCTTTCACGCCCGAGCCGATGTCGCTCAACAACAAAGCCGAGTTCGCCGACGAAGCCCGCGCGCGGCCGCGCTCCTACGGCAGTGCGACCGTCGACGGAGTGCGCTGCTTACTGGCATTGGGACAAACTGCCGAAAACGACGACGTCAAACAGGCCGTCGCCTGGCTCAGCAAACGGCCCGTTCTCGATGTGGTCCCCGGCTTTGAAGACCTGCCTGCCGAAACCGATTGGCGTCGCGGTCTGCGGTTTTACTACTACTCCGGCCTGTCTGCGATTTTGCCGCAACTGCCCCAAGCCGATCGTCCCGGCCGGCAGCAAGGGATCGAAAAAATACTCCTGAAAGAACAGCAAGCCGACGGCCGCTGGCAAAACGAATCCGACCGGATGCGCGAAAACGATCCGCTGATCGCCACGGCATTTGCTTTGAGCGCTTTGCTCCGCAACGTCTAGCACTCGATTAATCCCTCTCCTCGGTACGCCAGGGAAAGGGCCGGGGGGCTAACTTGCAACCTCGCCCAATTCTGCGTCAATCCCGCTTCACCCCTCACCCTAACCCTCTCCCCGGAGTACCGAGGAGAGGGAACAGGCATCATTTGGCGGGACGGCCTTACGAAAGGGGGGCTGCAACGTCATATTAAATGCGTACTTCCCTCTCGATCGCTAACTCAAAGATTTGCCGCGTGACTGACGAGCCCATTCCAGATACCAGCGCCCCTGCCGAACCCGCGCCGAAGACGCCGCCGTTCGATCCCTATCCCAACGACACGCTGCCGGCTGCGCTCGCTCGTCACAAAATCGAGCTCCCCGCCGATCGGGTCGAAGTGCTCGATCGCTACTGCAAGTTGCTCTGGGATTGGAATGAGAAGATCAATCTGACGCGGCACACGACGTACGAAAAGTTCGTCACGCGCGACCTGGTCGACACGCTGCAGCTCGCCAGCCTCGTTCATCCCCAGGAAGAAATTCTCGACGTCGGCAGCGGTGGCGGTGTGCCGGGCCTGACGCTCGCAATCATTCGCCCCGACCTGGAAGTGACGCTGAGCGATACTGTCGGCAAGAAGGCGCGCGTACTCGAAGACCTGGTGAAGAAACTGAAGCTTCACGTGCCGGTTTTCAATGCTCGCACCGAAACACTGCTCGACGATACGCGTTGGGACGCGCTCACGATTCGCGCCGTCGGCCCGCTCGCCGAGCTGCTCACTTGGTTCCGGCCGCACTGGGCTTCGATCAATCGGCTGCTGGTGATCAAAGGGCCGAAGTGGAAAGAAGAACAAGCCGAAGCCAGCCGTCGCGCGCTCTTGCGCGAATTGGAATTGAAAGTCGGCGCCGAGTATCCGCTGGCCGGCACGGAATCGAACAGCGTGATTCTGAAGATCTGGCATCAAGGCAATCGCGAACGCTAGTCGTAGGCGAGTCACTCCGTGACTCGCAACACACGTTTGGCAAGTGCAGGCAGCACTGCGCAATCACCTTCGCAAAATTAATGTTCCGAGTCACAGCGAGGCGTGCCTCCTCAGATTGTTGCGCGCTGCTGCAAGTCCTAGACTGAACTAATCGCGCACGGATTAGCGCCTCTCCATCCCGGGCAGCAACGGAGCTACCTCTCATGGCCGGTTCATTCTCGCGTCGTAACTTCTTGCAATCGGCCTCCGCCGCTGGCTCCTTCGGTTTGCTCGGCAGCAGTTGGCTCGCTCAACTTCCGGCGGTTTCCGCAGAAGAAACCAAGCCCAATCCCCATTCGGTGCAGTTCACTTCCGACATCGAACCGATCGTGCAGCTGCTCGAGAACACTTCGCAGGACAAGGTTCTGGAAGAAGTTGCCAGCCGCATCAAAAAGGGTACGGTCAACTATCAACAGGTGGTGACCGCGCTGCAGCTCGCCGGCATTCGCAATGTGCAGCCACGACCCGCGGTTGGTTTCAAGTTTCATGCAGTGCTCGTCGTCAACAGCGCGCACCTGGCCAGCCTGGCATCGCCCGATGAGCATCGCTGGCTGCCGATTTTCTGGGCCATCGATTCCTTCAAGTCGTCGCAAGCCAAGGACGTGACCGAAGGGAACTGGACCATGCCGCCAGTGAAGGACGGCAAGCTTCCGGCGCCGCACGAAGCTCGCGAACAGCTGGTGCAGTCGCTCGACAAATGGGACGAAGAACCCGCCGATATCGCCGCCGCCGTCTTTGCCCGCACGGCGAGTGCTGGTGAGATTTTTGAAGTGCTGAGCCGATATGCTTCGCGCGATTTTCGGGCGATCGGCCACAAGATTATTTATGTCGCGAACGCCTTTCGCGCGCTCGAAGTAATGGGCTGGCAACACGCCGAGCCGGTGGTTCGCTCGCTGGTCTACGCGATGCTGAATTTCGAAGGAGATAAGAATCCTGCCGAGAACGACTACGATGCCGATCGGCCTTATCGCGAGAATCAAAAACGGATCGGAGCGATTCGGATGGATTGGCAGGATGGCAAAGTCGACGAAGGCGCAACCAAGGAACTGCTCGCGACGTTCCGCAAAGCGAAGCCGGGCGAATGTTGCGAAGTGGTCGTACAGATGCTCAATCAAGGCGTCAGCCCACAATCGATTTGGGACGGCATGTTTGTGTGCGGCGGCGAACTGCTGATGCGGCAGCCCGGCATCGTCGGATTGCACACACTCACGACCAGCAACGCCATGCATTACGCCTACCAGCGGGCTCAGCTCGACGAAACGCGTCGGCTGCTCCTGCTGCAGAACGCCGCTTTTCTGCCGATGTTTCGCGATGCGATGGTTCGCCGCGGCAAGCTTTCGGATGCCGAGCTTCTCAAGCTCGAGCCAGCCGAAAAAAGCTCGGCCAATCTGGATGACATTTTCGCCAAGGTCAGCAGCGATCGCGACGCCGCGGCGCGAGCGACACTCGCCTACGCACAAGACTCCAGCAACGCTGACGAGTTCATTCGCCGGGCTCGGCTGCTCGTTTTCCTCAAGGGGCGCGACGCGCACGATTACAAATTCAGCTCGGCCGTCATCGAAGACTATCGTCACATCTCACCTGCCTGGCGGGATCACTTCCTGGCCGCGAGCGTCTACAATCTGCGCGGCAGCAGCGATCGCGACAGTGGCGTGCTGAAGCGAACACAACAAGCGCTGTCGTGATGTTTCGATCGTAGTAGGGTGGGTCGAACGGTACTCCGTAAGGCCCACCACATTCACGGTGGGCCTCGCGAGTACGCTCGACCCATCCTACCTTTCACAGGAATTTTCCATGCATCCCGAAATCATCAACTTCCTCCCCAAGCTCGACTTCACCCGCCGCGGCTTTGTGGTGACATCGCTCGCAACCGGTTTCGCACTCGCCGTGCAACCGGTTTCGGCAGAAACCATCACCACGAACACCGATGGCCTCGAAGCGGGCGAAGTGAAAATCACAACCGCCGATGGCGAAATGCCCGCCTATCGCGCGATGCCAGCGAAGGGTGAAAACTTTCCGGTCGTCCTCGTCGTGCAAGAAATCTTCGGCGTGCATGAGCACATCAAGGACATTTGCCGCCGCTTCGCCAAGCTCGGCTATCTGGCCATCGCGCCGGAACTTTACGCGCGGCAAGGCGATGTTTCGAAGCTGACCGATTTTCAGGAGATCTTGAAGATCGTTCGCACCGTGCCCGATTCGCAAGTGATGAGCGATCTCGATGCGACCGTTGCCTGGGCAAAAAAGTCGGGCAAGGGAAACACCGACAAGCTCGCCGTCACCGGCTTTTGCTGGGGCGGCCGCATCGTGTGGCTGTATTCGGCGCACAACAAAAACCTGAAGGCCGGCGTGGCCTGGTACGGTCGCATCGTCGGCGACAAGAGCGACCTGCAGCCGAAGTACCCGCTCGACATCGTGGCCGATCTGAACGCGCCGGTCCTCGGCCTGTACGGCGGCGATGACATGGGCATTCCGAACGACACCGTCGAAAAGATGCAAGCCGCGCTGAAGGAAGCCAAGAAGCCGTCGGAAATTCATCTCTATCCGAAGACGCCGCACGGCTTCCACGCTGACTATCGCCCCAGCTATCGCAAGGAAGAAGCCGAAGACGGCTGGAAGCGGCTGCAGGCTTGGTTCAAGCAGCACGGGGTAGCCCCCGCAACAAACTAGTCGCTCCGTAGCACTCATGTCGGATACGTTTGCCATCATTGGCGCCGGGCCTGCGGGCCTGGCGACCGCGAAACAGTTTCGCGCTGCCGGCTTCGGCGTGGAAATCTTCGAGCGCGAAGACGACGTCGGCGGCAACTGGTACTTCGGCAGACCGTCGAGCAGCGTCTGCCATTCGACGCACATGATTTCGTCGAAGCGAATGAGTCAGTTCGCGGACTTTCCCATGCCGAAGGAATATCCGCCGTACCCGCGTCACGACCAGGTGCTGACTTACCTGCGAAATTATGCGCGACACTTTGGTTTGTACGACGTCACGCGGTTCGGCACGACCGTTGAACGTGTGGAACTCGCAGCAGGCGAAACCGAGCAATGGAAAATACGTTTTGCCGGTGGTGACGAAAAACTCTTCGCCGGTGTGGTGATCGCCAGCGGCCATCATCACGATCCGCTCTGGCCGGAGTTCAGCGGCGAATTCAGTGGCGAGATCATTCATGCCAAGGACTACAAAACACCCGAGCAGATTCGTGGCAAGCGCGTGCTCGTCATCGGCGGCGGCAACAGCGGCTGCGACTTGGCCGTCGAAGCAGCCGCGCACGGCAGCGCGGCGTTTCTGAGTTTGCGTCGCGGCTACCATTTCCTGCCGAAGTTTCTCTTCGGCGGGCCGCTCGATGCCGGTGGTGAGTTGTTTCAGAAATGGCGAATCCCGGTTTGGCTGCAGCAGCGAATCACCGCGTGGCTTGTCAGCATCGCCGTCGGTCGGCCGGAGCGCTACGGCCTGCCGAAGCCGATGCACCGGTTGTTCGAAACACATCCAATCGTCAATTCACAGCTGCTCTACGCAGTCGGCCACGGCCATGTGCAAGTTCGTCCGGCGGTGAAGTCGCTAGCGGGTGACAAAGTTGTCTTCGCCGATGGTCGCGAGGAAAAGATAGACATCATCGTTTCTGCGACGGGTTACAAGACGACGCTCCCCTTTGCCGATCCTGCGCTGCTAAGCAACGACAACGGCTCGTCGCGGCTGTTCCTCAACGCGTTCCATCCGCAGCATCATCGTCTATTCGTCGCCGGCTGGATTCAACCGAACGGCGCCATTTGGCCGCTCGTCGATTGTCAGGCGAAGTTGATGACGGCGTTTCTGAACGCGGAGAAAACTGACTCGGCCAAGGCAAAATGGTTCCGCCAACTGAAGTCGCGCGGCCACGACGATCTTGGCGGCGGGTTGCACTACGACCGCTCGCCGCGGCATCGGCTGGAGGTGGAGTTTTTTGCTTATCGCGAGCGATTAAAAAAACTCATCGCGCGTTTTTGACGAACTCAATCCATTCCTTGGTCGGCAAACCATACGGCCGGAATTTTTCGGCAAAGCCTTGCTCTTCGCTGTGATAGAGCGCGAGATGCGGACCAAGCTTGCTCGCGGCGGGGCTGTCCATGAGCTGACTCGAGTCACTCGCCGACATTTGAAACAGCACGCGGTATTCCAGATCGCGAAGCGTTTGGCGATCGAGCCATCGGGTGACGTTGGTGCAGTTGTCGCTCCAAATGATCGTGTGAATGCCGACGGCGGGACCTTCGCGGAGAAGCGTGACGAATTGCTTGTCGATGCTGCCGCCGCCATCGTCATCCGAGAAGCTGTAGTCGTCCGATTTTTTCAAACGGCGGAAGCGGGCGAGGTCATAGACGAAAATAAACTTCGGCGGCGCCGATTGCTCGCCGGCATTCATGCGACGATCGACTTCGGCGGCTAGATCCTGCACGACTTTGTCGCTCTCGCGAATGCCGGCAACGACGCCGGGAACTTTTAACTCTGCGACGAGCTTCGGCCAAAAGCCCGCTTCGGGAGCATCGCCTCGCATGCCGTCGAGCACGTAGAAACTCGGGCCATCGTCAGACTTCGGCACGGCGGCGGCGAGCGCGATGAAGCTGTTCGCGACCACACCGAGCGAAAGTTCTTCCTGCTGACCGACGATCAGCATGTTCGCGCCGGCCTGACGGCGGAAAACGACTTCGGTCGGATCTTTGATAGCTACTGCAGCACCCAG is drawn from Anatilimnocola floriformis and contains these coding sequences:
- a CDS encoding prenyltransferase/squalene oxidase repeat-containing protein, which encodes MNQISADRTAAIDRGLAWLLKQQAADGGWHSQAYGQLKGGAAVTSLVLELLSQFPVATAKMHEPVIERAFRFLGTGLEKKKTIAAPDGSLDFPTYGCALILTASAQLAEKIGFKFKSPQLLRDYLFGAQLLEPRGFTPDQASYGGWDFLGAGDAMGITTGTNVSVVAHILEALSLDRSAAADKARAAAKGWVARCQQPDGGFAFTPEPMSLNNKAEFADEARARPRSYGSATVDGVRCLLALGQTAENDDVKQAVAWLSKRPVLDVVPGFEDLPAETDWRRGLRFYYYSGLSAILPQLPQADRPGRQQGIEKILLKEQQADGRWQNESDRMRENDPLIATAFALSALLRNV
- the rsmG gene encoding 16S rRNA (guanine(527)-N(7))-methyltransferase RsmG is translated as MTDEPIPDTSAPAEPAPKTPPFDPYPNDTLPAALARHKIELPADRVEVLDRYCKLLWDWNEKINLTRHTTYEKFVTRDLVDTLQLASLVHPQEEILDVGSGGGVPGLTLAIIRPDLEVTLSDTVGKKARVLEDLVKKLKLHVPVFNARTETLLDDTRWDALTIRAVGPLAELLTWFRPHWASINRLLVIKGPKWKEEQAEASRRALLRELELKVGAEYPLAGTESNSVILKIWHQGNRER
- a CDS encoding dienelactone hydrolase family protein; the encoded protein is MHPEIINFLPKLDFTRRGFVVTSLATGFALAVQPVSAETITTNTDGLEAGEVKITTADGEMPAYRAMPAKGENFPVVLVVQEIFGVHEHIKDICRRFAKLGYLAIAPELYARQGDVSKLTDFQEILKIVRTVPDSQVMSDLDATVAWAKKSGKGNTDKLAVTGFCWGGRIVWLYSAHNKNLKAGVAWYGRIVGDKSDLQPKYPLDIVADLNAPVLGLYGGDDMGIPNDTVEKMQAALKEAKKPSEIHLYPKTPHGFHADYRPSYRKEEAEDGWKRLQAWFKQHGVAPATN
- a CDS encoding flavin-containing monooxygenase — protein: MSDTFAIIGAGPAGLATAKQFRAAGFGVEIFEREDDVGGNWYFGRPSSSVCHSTHMISSKRMSQFADFPMPKEYPPYPRHDQVLTYLRNYARHFGLYDVTRFGTTVERVELAAGETEQWKIRFAGGDEKLFAGVVIASGHHHDPLWPEFSGEFSGEIIHAKDYKTPEQIRGKRVLVIGGGNSGCDLAVEAAAHGSAAFLSLRRGYHFLPKFLFGGPLDAGGELFQKWRIPVWLQQRITAWLVSIAVGRPERYGLPKPMHRLFETHPIVNSQLLYAVGHGHVQVRPAVKSLAGDKVVFADGREEKIDIIVSATGYKTTLPFADPALLSNDNGSSRLFLNAFHPQHHRLFVAGWIQPNGAIWPLVDCQAKLMTAFLNAEKTDSAKAKWFRQLKSRGHDDLGGGLHYDRSPRHRLEVEFFAYRERLKKLIARF